A single region of the Pseudomonas sp. PDM14 genome encodes:
- a CDS encoding vWA domain-containing protein yields MGRAAGATAGGRRAARAATLGKKALSIRPRQPQGADARPRPGSLIGGRSGASRSGRLGAVDWPASLLKGRPRSVRELLRRPRSAQADELWLVIVDASASTRRQGALSQAKGLLASVFDQAYRQRVRLAVLAASGQDATWRWQGQKASTALNDWLQDLGAGGGTPLIEALQQASDWLLRRQRLKPAENQRLLVLTDGRLHDWPALLPAACPALLVDIECAPIRLGRAQRLAAELGAEYQHIEEMALQSR; encoded by the coding sequence ATGGGGCGAGCTGCCGGCGCAACCGCAGGCGGCAGGCGAGCGGCGCGAGCCGCCACGCTGGGCAAAAAAGCCCTGAGCATCCGCCCGCGCCAGCCCCAGGGCGCGGATGCCAGACCTCGACCGGGCAGCCTGATCGGCGGACGCAGTGGCGCCAGCCGCAGCGGCCGGCTGGGCGCCGTCGACTGGCCGGCGAGCCTGCTCAAGGGCCGCCCGCGCAGCGTGCGTGAGCTGCTGCGGCGCCCGCGCAGCGCACAAGCGGATGAACTCTGGCTGGTGATCGTCGACGCCTCGGCCTCGACCCGCCGGCAGGGTGCGCTGAGCCAGGCCAAGGGCCTACTGGCCAGCGTCTTCGACCAGGCCTATCGGCAACGCGTGCGACTGGCCGTGCTGGCGGCCAGCGGTCAGGACGCGACCTGGCGCTGGCAGGGGCAGAAGGCCTCCACTGCGCTGAACGACTGGCTGCAGGATCTGGGTGCCGGTGGCGGCACACCGCTGATCGAAGCGCTACAGCAGGCTTCCGACTGGCTGCTGCGCCGCCAGCGCCTGAAACCCGCCGAAAACCAGCGCCTGCTGGTGCTCACCGATGGCCGCTTGCATGACTGGCCGGCGCTGTTGCCGGCTGCCTGCCCGGCGCTGTTGGTGGACATCGAGTGCGCGCCGATCCGCCTGGGCCGTGCGCAACGCCTGGCTGCCGAGCTGGGGGCCGAATACCAGCATATCGAGGAGATGGCGCTGCAGTCCCGCTGA